One Gelria sp. Kuro-4 DNA segment encodes these proteins:
- the mraY gene encoding phospho-N-acetylmuramoyl-pentapeptide-transferase has product MLSSLLAAAVFSLALTLTLTPPLISYLRRLHYGQAIRSQGPARHQVKAGTPTMGGVVLVGAAAAGTLLFARGAPETLPAVGLTVGYALIGLEDDARKAVRRRALGLKAREKLVAQVVLAGLLGAWVYFHPALGGGVRIPFWGTVHPGWWYIPFIVLVVVGSANAVNLTDGLDGLAAGTAGIAFLAFTFIALGQNPGLAVFTAAFAGACVGFLWFNSYPAQIFMGDTGSLALGAALAATAVLTKTEIWLAVIGGVFVVETLSVILQVVYFRLTGGRIFRMSPLHHHFELGGWPEPVVVRRFWLGGTALAVLGLALWYFGA; this is encoded by the coding sequence ATGTTAAGTTCTCTGTTGGCGGCGGCGGTGTTCAGCCTGGCGCTTACCCTTACGCTTACGCCGCCTCTTATCAGTTATCTCAGGCGCCTGCACTATGGCCAGGCCATCCGCAGCCAGGGGCCGGCCCGGCACCAGGTGAAGGCGGGCACGCCCACCATGGGCGGAGTGGTGCTGGTGGGGGCGGCAGCCGCCGGTACCCTGCTCTTCGCGCGGGGAGCGCCGGAGACCCTGCCGGCGGTAGGCCTGACGGTGGGATATGCCCTCATCGGGCTTGAGGACGACGCCCGTAAAGCCGTGCGCCGGCGTGCCTTAGGGCTTAAGGCGCGGGAGAAACTGGTCGCTCAGGTTGTCCTGGCCGGCCTGCTGGGGGCCTGGGTGTACTTTCACCCGGCGCTGGGCGGCGGCGTCCGCATTCCCTTCTGGGGGACTGTTCACCCCGGCTGGTGGTACATCCCCTTTATCGTCTTGGTGGTGGTGGGCAGTGCCAACGCCGTCAACCTCACGGATGGCCTGGACGGCCTGGCGGCCGGCACGGCCGGCATCGCCTTTTTGGCTTTTACCTTCATCGCCTTGGGGCAGAATCCAGGGCTTGCCGTCTTTACGGCGGCTTTTGCCGGGGCCTGTGTGGGCTTTCTCTGGTTCAACTCCTACCCGGCGCAGATCTTCATGGGCGACACAGGCTCCCTGGCGCTGGGTGCCGCCTTGGCGGCCACCGCGGTGCTCACCAAAACAGAGATCTGGCTGGCCGTGATCGGCGGCGTTTTTGTGGTGGAGACGCTGTCGGTGATCCTGCAGGTGGTCTACTTTCGGCTCACCGGCGGGCGCATCTTTCGCATGAGCCCCCTGCACCACCACTTTGAGTTGGGGGGCTGGCCCGAACCGGTGGTGGTACGGCGCTTCTGGCTGGGTGGGACGGCCCTGGCCGTCCTCGGCCTGGCCCTCTGGTATTTCGGGGCCTAG
- the murD gene encoding UDP-N-acetylmuramoyl-L-alanine--D-glutamate ligase yields the protein MEDFCGRRILVVGLARSGTAAAQVLARRGAHVVATDVRAERDLGAAVAGLRVLGVELVLGGHPLSLLDRVDLIIVSPGVPDDIPLLLEAERRRLPVLSEVELAARLYAGPYLAITGSNGKTTTTSWVGWTLEQAGVPAAVAGNIGVPVSRTVTELAPGTWVVAEVSSFQLARTERFHPRVAAVLNLSEDHLDRHGGFAAYRAAKARIFANQGPEDYLVLNADDEPTRTLAGAAPAHVLYFSRRQRLAEGAWLEEDRLVLGWEGGLERLCRAEEVALPGAHNLENALATALLARCAGAAPAAIAAALRTFPAVEHRCEYVATVDGVRYINDSKGTNPDAAIKALEAFPPPIVLIAGGREKGTDLGALVEVIKNRCRAVVLLGEAVPKFRRALAAGGFSAVTEVDSLAAAVRSARSLARPGDTVLLSPACASFDMFKNYEERGLLFKALVAELGREPA from the coding sequence ATGGAGGATTTTTGTGGCCGGCGCATCTTGGTGGTGGGACTGGCGCGGAGCGGGACCGCCGCAGCCCAGGTGCTGGCCCGGCGCGGGGCGCACGTGGTTGCCACCGACGTGCGGGCGGAACGAGACCTGGGCGCAGCGGTCGCCGGGCTGCGCGTCCTGGGGGTGGAGCTGGTGCTTGGCGGTCACCCGCTGAGTCTCCTGGACAGGGTGGACCTGATCATCGTGAGCCCAGGCGTGCCGGACGACATCCCGCTTCTTCTCGAGGCCGAGCGGCGCCGCCTCCCGGTGCTGAGCGAGGTGGAGCTGGCGGCCCGCCTGTACGCGGGGCCTTATCTTGCGATCACCGGCTCCAACGGCAAAACAACCACCACCAGCTGGGTGGGGTGGACGCTCGAGCAGGCGGGGGTGCCGGCGGCCGTAGCCGGGAACATCGGTGTGCCGGTAAGCCGTACTGTAACCGAACTTGCCCCTGGTACCTGGGTGGTGGCGGAGGTGTCGAGCTTTCAGCTGGCGCGTACCGAGCGCTTCCATCCGCGCGTGGCCGCCGTTTTAAACCTCAGCGAAGACCACCTGGACCGGCATGGCGGCTTCGCCGCTTACCGGGCGGCCAAGGCCCGGATTTTCGCCAACCAGGGGCCCGAGGACTACCTGGTGCTCAATGCCGACGATGAACCGACCCGTACCCTGGCCGGCGCGGCCCCGGCCCACGTGCTCTACTTCAGCCGGCGGCAGCGCCTGGCGGAGGGGGCGTGGCTTGAGGAGGACCGGCTGGTGCTGGGATGGGAGGGGGGGCTGGAGCGTCTCTGCCGGGCGGAGGAAGTGGCCCTGCCCGGCGCCCACAACCTGGAAAACGCCCTGGCCACGGCGCTGCTGGCCCGCTGCGCGGGGGCTGCGCCGGCAGCCATTGCTGCAGCGCTGAGAACTTTTCCCGCCGTGGAGCACCGCTGCGAGTACGTGGCTACGGTGGACGGCGTGCGCTACATCAACGACTCCAAGGGCACCAACCCCGACGCCGCCATTAAGGCCCTGGAAGCCTTTCCCCCGCCTATTGTGCTCATCGCCGGGGGCCGTGAAAAGGGCACCGACCTCGGCGCTCTGGTGGAGGTTATTAAGAACCGCTGCCGGGCGGTGGTGCTGCTGGGCGAAGCCGTGCCCAAGTTTCGCCGCGCCCTGGCGGCCGGCGGCTTCAGTGCCGTTACAGAAGTCGACTCCCTGGCGGCGGCCGTGCGCTCGGCCCGCTCCCTGGCCCGGCCGGGGGACACGGTGCTCCTTTCGCCGGCCTGCGCCAGCTTTGACATGTTTAAGAACTACGAGGAGCGGGGGCTCCTCTTCAAGGCGTTGGTGGCTGAACTTGGGAGGGAGCCGGCATGA